From a single Nitrospiraceae bacterium genomic region:
- a CDS encoding CPBP family intramembrane glutamic endopeptidase, whose protein sequence is METEAAASTISLPTSSWWFENNPPPAVGEYSNRFSPIVSVLTALVLVVALSSVVWLSASIPKLERVEAPERALALMVSRIMDVQEGLKRAPAWQQTLFSWISGDNEVERAQAIAWFQELADLSDEALVPLQLAVLQAESGHTSQALLLAHEWRQAGEPLSRLAALVIGAYGEGPLPGGETFETLQAELADSVPAGWFYDRLAERLAQRANDQPLLYTIREAYAARVDRQFARARVITAVEFAAMIVGTVVLIIFWVTRARVPNVVRLHEPGVPPPWPGGIGAAVLLRGGAIGAMLTVLFLLYMPQENASLRALAIPLTNLPLLLLAYQYLFRPARMTFDQGFGLEIGWARSGRLITAVLAVIAAGLWGEWVMDRMAEPLHLTNHWTEWFDADLVWGPSSLTAISLVEYVAFAPVFEELAFRGLLFAILRRKFRFLPAALMSASVFAIAHGYGLVGFISVLWSGLLWAWIYEKTGSLLPAILAHAMNNLLVCLSVMALLRW, encoded by the coding sequence ATGGAAACTGAAGCGGCGGCCTCCACCATCTCCTTGCCAACCTCTTCGTGGTGGTTTGAGAACAATCCTCCACCGGCAGTCGGCGAATATTCCAACCGATTTTCTCCGATCGTGAGTGTGCTGACCGCACTGGTTCTTGTGGTCGCCTTGAGTTCCGTGGTCTGGTTGTCGGCATCCATTCCAAAACTTGAACGAGTGGAAGCTCCGGAGCGGGCGCTCGCCCTCATGGTGAGCCGAATCATGGATGTGCAGGAAGGCTTGAAACGGGCGCCAGCGTGGCAACAAACCCTGTTCAGCTGGATTTCAGGCGACAACGAAGTGGAACGGGCACAGGCTATCGCCTGGTTCCAGGAACTCGCAGACCTGTCAGACGAGGCGCTGGTACCTCTGCAATTGGCGGTGTTGCAAGCCGAGTCTGGACACACATCTCAGGCGCTTCTCTTGGCCCATGAGTGGCGTCAGGCGGGTGAACCCCTCTCGCGATTGGCTGCGCTTGTGATCGGGGCCTATGGGGAGGGGCCGCTCCCCGGCGGTGAAACATTTGAGACCTTGCAGGCCGAGTTGGCCGACTCAGTGCCGGCCGGCTGGTTTTACGACAGGCTGGCAGAGCGCCTCGCCCAACGAGCCAACGATCAGCCGCTGTTGTACACGATTCGCGAGGCCTATGCCGCCCGTGTCGATCGACAGTTTGCACGTGCGCGAGTGATCACCGCCGTCGAGTTCGCGGCGATGATCGTGGGGACAGTCGTTCTCATCATCTTCTGGGTCACGAGAGCACGTGTGCCGAATGTGGTGAGGCTTCACGAGCCAGGCGTCCCCCCTCCGTGGCCGGGCGGAATCGGGGCCGCCGTTCTCCTGCGTGGTGGAGCAATCGGGGCGATGCTCACCGTGTTGTTTCTGCTTTACATGCCGCAAGAAAACGCCTCGTTGCGAGCCTTGGCGATTCCATTGACGAACTTGCCGCTGCTGCTGCTGGCCTACCAATACCTCTTCAGGCCGGCTCGGATGACGTTCGATCAGGGATTCGGATTGGAGATCGGATGGGCCCGCAGCGGGCGACTGATCACGGCGGTACTCGCCGTGATAGCTGCTGGGTTGTGGGGCGAATGGGTCATGGATCGGATGGCGGAACCGCTGCATCTGACAAACCACTGGACGGAATGGTTTGACGCTGATTTAGTCTGGGGCCCATCCTCGTTGACCGCCATCAGCCTGGTGGAATATGTTGCCTTCGCCCCGGTTTTTGAAGAACTCGCATTTCGCGGGCTGCTCTTCGCCATTCTCCGAAGAAAGTTCCGCTTTCTTCCAGCCGCTCTCATGAGTGCGAGCGTCTTCGCCATTGCTCACGGCTACGGACTGGTCGGATTCATTAGTGTGCTGTGGAGCGGCCTCCTGTGGGCCTGGATCTATGAAAAAACCGGGAGTCTGCTTCCTGCCATCCTCGCGCATGCCATGAACAATCTACTGGTGTGTCTGAGCGTCATGGCTCTCCTGCGCTGGTAG